In one window of Mercurialis annua linkage group LG4, ddMerAnnu1.2, whole genome shotgun sequence DNA:
- the LOC126678420 gene encoding uncharacterized protein LOC126678420, with the protein MTVDMGEVTSGVPNPSTTAVPNPTPDSVNPDLDPTSGDQVPAATSESPLLPSKESGPSLKGLPTAGQKRPAEDQAGASTKRPKKKKSSGVSFEEAPRFAAWADAQNPPRLSNVAILHACMENIMIKEDIESIDREHGDNLAEFACLGGFSVVQSIAVLERRRRDAVDQLKKLQRDSESWLSEKQKMEDEAGEATGLIQQLKSSVSAKTREISALEARVRTLSEEVESLHSSSGALTKERDDLKKEEERLRRRLGDSGSFYSQVMTQYRLAIGAKLREQNPGVDLSGVNQLDPASLAKEVKAKLDKQKQDALKKA; encoded by the exons atgactgtagatatgggcgaggtgacTAGCGGCGTTCCTAATCCCTCTACAACTGCTGTGCCGAATCCGACGCCTGATTCGGTGAATCCGGATCTTGATCCTACTTCTGGAGAtcaagttcctgctgcgacttccgagtcgcctctgcttccttcgaaggagtcaggtccttctctgaaggggttgcctaccgccggccagaagcgtcctgctgaggaccaggctggGGCTTCTaccaagcgtcccaagaagaagaaatcttctggggtgtctttcgaggaggcacctcggtttgctgcttgggcggacgcgcaaaatccgcctcgtctctcaaacgtcgccattcttcatgcttgcatggagaatattatgataaaagaggacattgagtccattgatcgcgaacatggcgataatttggctgagttcgcctgtctcggcggtttttcg gtggtccagtccatcgctgttttggagcgccgccgaagggatgcggtggatcaattgaagaaactccagagagattccgaatcctggctctccgagAAACAGAAGATGGAGGATgaggctggcgaggcgactggtctgatccagCAGCTGAAGTCTTCCGTATCtgccaagactcgggagatttccgctttagaggctcgggttcgaactttgtccgaggaagtcgagtctctacattcttcttcaggtgctctcactaaggagagggatgatctgaagaaagaagaggagcgtctccgccggcgattgggtgactctgggagcttttattcccaagtcatgactcagtaccggttggcgatcggggcaaagctgcgggagcagaatccaggcgtcgatctttctggagtcaatcagttggatcctgcttctttggcgaaggaggtgaaggcgaagcttgataagcagaagcaagatgCTCTGAAGaaggcttag